The window TACATTAAAGACTTGCACTTTGAACGTTGGATAAACAGGTGGTAGCAAATCCGGAATGTTATGCTCAAAGACATTACATCCATCAGCACCGCGTTTTAGCACAATCGTTGCCGCAGTCACATTGCGAATGGCCTTAAGTGCATCAACAATATTCGAAGTACCACCAGCAATCTGAATTTCTTCTTCGGTACCAACAATCAAGTCAAAATTACCCAGCACTTGCTGCAACCGCGCAGATACCGCTACACTTGCGATATACCTCGTCTCACCATCGGCTTGCCCGGTCAACCCCCACAACACAGGACGGTAATCAATATCAAGCACCGTTTTGACATCATGCTTTCGAGCATACTGTAGCGCACGCAGGCTGGTACGCAAGACATCTGGATTAGATAAATGCGTTCCGGTAATAAGCAAGGATTTGGAAGACGCAATGTAGCTTTCCGAAAAATCGTCTTCTGACACGGCCATATCTGCACAGTTTTCCCGATAGAAAACCAATGGGAAGGTGTCTCTGTCTTTAATGCCCAGCAATACCAATGCAGTCAAACGGTGTGGATCAACAGCTACGTGGCTGACGTCGCAACCTTCATTGCTCAGCGTTTGCGTCAGGAAGCGACCCATATGGTCGTCCCCCACTCTGGTCAGCATGGACGACTTCAAGCCCAAACGGGCCGTTCCAAATGCGATGTTGCCTGATGAGCCGCCAAGGTACTTGGAAAATGAATGCACATCTTCAAGCCTGGCACCGACCTGTTCCGCATATAAGTCTACGGCTAATCGACCCAGACAAATTACGTCAAGAGCTCTATTTTCCTGAAAACGAGGGTATTGATTGACTGTCATTATTCTTTAAACCTGCCAATAGATGCTGAAACGCCACTATAGCGATACCAAACAGAAAAAGCAATAATATTTCTAATATTTAAATATATAGAATTCTTATTCTATTTGTATTACACTGCAGCCAATCACACAATGCAAAAAAAGCCAATGACAGCAGAGAATTTTTTAAACACGCTGGCCAATCAGTACAGCGATTTGCCGAAGCAACTCAAGGTAATTGCAACCTTTGTAGAAAGCCATCAGGATGAAATTCCCGTATTGCGAGTACAAGACATTGCGCAGGCCTGCTCGGTGCAATCATCAGCTGTTGTGCGTTTTGCCCAGCGTTTTGGCTTCAAGGGCTATAGCGAAATGCAGGCGGTTTTTACCGACCAGTTGCTCACCGTTATACCCAAGCATCAACAATACCGCGACCGCGTCCGCCAGGAACTTTCCGGTGATAACACCCATGACTCCCTGACCTTGACCGACAAACTCGTCTCCAACGGAATAAAAAGCCTTGAGGACCTGCAGAGCAGCCTGGATCAGGCTCTATTGGACAACGCTGCGACAGCACTGGCTCAAGCACGAAAAATCTATATTGCAGGCATGGGCAGATCGCTGCCCATTGCATCCTATCTGGTCTACGCATTACAAAATCTTGAACGCGAAGTTGTTTTTCTCAACGGGCTTGGTGGCGTACCCGAACAATATATGCGGACGATGAATAGCGAGGACGTATTGCTTGCAATCAGTTTTGCCCCCTACGCCGAGCAAACCCAGACTTGCCTTCGTCACGCAAAAGAATCCGGAGCGTCAATAGTACTTATCAGCGATGCTGCCCTATCGCCCATCAGCCACTTCACTCATCTTCTGCTGTGTAGTACGGATATTCAGACACTATCTTTCAGAACCCTGACAGCAACAATGTGTTTGGCTCAAATACTCTTTTTATCGCTTGCCTACAAATTGGAAACAACACAGCAAGACAAATAATCATGCCGTTATAAAAACGCAATTACTACGTTATAAAAAAGGAGATCAAAATGAAAAAAGTCCAATTTATCAGATCAGTCGTCGTTGGCTTTACGTTGCTATTTTCTGCCAATTCGCAAGCCGAGACCTTTCCGGATAAACCAATTCGCTGGATCGTACCATACAGCGCAGGCGGTACAACAGATGTCATGGCACGGCATCTGGCAACTGAAATGGGAAAAACGCTGAAACAGACGATTGTGATTGAAAATAAACCAGGTGCAGCAAGCATTATTGGCGCCACAGCCATTGCTCGTGCAACACCAGATGGCTATACGATCGGTACGGTTGATTCGGGAACACTGGCCTTCAATCCGGCTTTGTATAAATCGCTCACCTATGATGCCATGAAAGACTTCTCTTTCATCGGAGGCCTCGGAAAAATGCCTATTGTACTGGCAGTAAACAATGCTTTTCCAGCGGACAACCTGGCGCAATTCGTAGACTTGGTAAAAAAAGAACCTGGCAAAATCACCTCTGCCTCGTCGGGGCATGGCTCACCCTTGCATATGGCCATTGAACTATTCAACCACAAGCAGAAACTGAATCTATTGCATGTGCCATACAAAGGTTCAGCACCAGCTGTGCAGGATCTTATGAGCGGTCAGATCAATTCAATGTTCGTTGATTTGCCGCCCTCTATTTCCGTGATTCGCGCAAAGAAAATTAAAGTGCTTGCCGTTGCAACGCCAGAGCGCATGGCTATCTTACCCGACGTACCCACTTTTGATGAAGCCGGTGTCAAAGGATTCGAAGCCTATGCCTGGCAAAGCCTGGTCGGCCCCAAAGGCATGCCGAAGGAAAGGCTGGCTATGTTGAACAAAGCGCTCAATGACGCATTAACATCTGACACCATTCGACAAAAATTCTCTGAAATTGGAATTCAGCCGATGCCAATGCAACCGGGACAATTGGAACACTTTGCAGGATCTGAGCATGAGACTTGGGGTAACCTTATTCGTGAGGCAGACATTAAACTCGCAAATTAAATACTCGCGCTAACTTTGAATCAGTTTAAGCCCAGAACCGCGGCTGATGTTTTCCGCGGTTTTCTGCACGAGTGATAAATACTTTTCCAATATCCACGCATACCGCGTAGCGCATCAGGTGAGGACTGCTTTTATCCTCAAGCAGATCAGCTCAATCACTTGTCTTCTTCCAGCATGGACTGTATCTTTTTGCTCGCTCGCAGCTCCAGCATCGCTTCTCCGTATGCCTGCTGCAATTGTTTGAGCTGACGCTCATAGTGATCCTTGAGATCCAAAGGATTCACTCTCAGCGCATTGTCCATCCCGAGTTTCCCCTCATCTACCCGGTTCTCCACCTCGGACGGTGACAAACCATAAGTGCGACTGGCTTCTGAAAGCCATCATTTTTCCTTGAATACCGGCCGGACTGCCTCCCTGCCGATAAAAAATTACAGCTGTGAGCATCGTTTACTACGTTGCTGGCCATAGCCCATTCAACTATGGTGGTCAACACGCCGCCCTTTCAGTAGCGTCGCATTCAGCGAGCAGCTAACTCTTTCGACTTTTGCGCGCGCGCCTTTCTGCGTGGGTTTTTTGCAGCATCATCTGCGAGTGCTTGGCCTGACGCTCGCATTTTTCATGCAGTGCTTCCAGCTCTTTATCTGTCATTGTTTCAATACCCATGAACTGGTCTTCTGCGTCCGATGATCGAATAAGTTCATCCAGCTTGGTCTGCAGCGCGGCACTGTCCCGATTCTGTGTATTCTGTATAAGAAACACCATCAAAAACGTAATGATGGTTGTTCCGGTATTGATCACGAGTTGCCAGGTTTCTGAAAACCCAAAGAAGGGACCTGAAATGGCCCAAAGCAGAACCGCCGCGACGCAAAGAATGAAGGTGATAGGACTGCCGGTTGCATGGGCAATAACGGTCGCGAATCTTGCAAATAATTGATCCATAGCGATGTCCAAATAGTTCAGGTAAAATTTAATTGACTAAATTATGATTGGCTCGCCTGCTATCTGGCAGTGTCGCATGCCAACACCGCTATTTTACTCGCTATGCATATTCTCGCCCGACTCAGGCGTGATAAAATCAGGCTTCTGTTACCGGACGTGATCAGCTCAATCACTTGTCTTCTTCGTCCAGCATGGACTGTATCTTTTTGCTCGCTCGCAGCTCCAGCATCGCTTCTCCGTATGCCTGCTGCAATTGTTTGAGCTGACGCTCATAGTGATCCTTGAGATCCAAAGGATTCACTCTCAGCGCATTTTCCATCCCGCGTTTGCCCTCGTCTACCCAGTTCTCCACCTCGGACGGTGGCAAACCATAAGTGCGACTGGCTTCTGAAACCGTCGTTTTGCCCTGGATAAGGTCCAGCACCAATGCGCTTTTACGCTTGGCTGTCCAGCGTTTGATTTCATCTTCCATGATCATACTCATTTGTGATTTTGATTGTTATCACATGAGCAGTTTTTCACCGGAGCATTACATGCAATGGTAACTGCCCCCAGAATTTCAACTACTTTTCCCGAATGGCCGATTACAGGGCGCCGTCATCTGCCGTTCTGTTTGGCAGCGACGCCCTGATTGATTCCCTGGATGCCTTAACTGCACGTTAACGCTTCCTTGCCTTGGAATACCGAACATATTTCGGCCTCACTAACAGTTGATCCGACATTGATCGAGTCCAGACTGGCATGATCAGTTCGAACCGTAAAAGGCGCGAAGATCCTGCGTACTTTGGGGCTGCAGCGCTGGTCGGTCTGCATAGACTTGCGAACTGCTAACCGGTGTCGCTGCAACGACGCGACTGGCATTGCCCTGACTTTGCCTGTTGTTGATCCTGGCAGGAGCAGCAGCCACTGGCCGTTCCGGCAAACCTTTTGCGGTTGCATAGTTTGGACACGTTCTACCGGTAGCCTCATAGGCTTTGCGATTGACGTCTTCTCCGAAGCAGAAGAAACGCATATCCGCTACGTCTTTATATCCAAGCTTGTAGGCAATACTGGTATCTTCACGCGCATTACACGCATCCGATTCACCCGCCAGCGATCCACCTATACCGAAGCCGGTAGCGCCAATACCAAATGTGCTTGACTGGCCGCAGTTGTTCACGCCCCCAAACATGCTGGGCGGCGCATAGACATTGGGGGTTGTGTGAATCGTCTGGGTGCGCCTTTGCTCAGAACCACCGAAGGTTAGATCAACCACCGCTGCCGCACCGGAATCCGCAGACTGATTGGAGCTGGCGTTTGAGCCACTATTGGCGTTTGAATTAGAACCAGAGATAGCACCGGCCGATTGGGCAAACACCTGAGGTGACAGCAGCAACCCAAGCGTAAGGACAAGTATCATTTTCATGGTAATTCCCTTAAGGAGAGAGCATGCTCTCTCCAAGAAGATGGTTTCGTTTATCAAGTGCTAATGCAATTTGCACTCGCCTTAAGGTGTCCACTGAGCGAAGGCACCAATCGTTCCAAAGTTGCCTCCCGCGCCTGCTGTAAAGCCCCCACCTGCGGACGCATTCGATGTTTGTCCAGCGAATCCGAGGGAGTAGCCGGCATTGGTTTGACTGGAAACAGATTGTCCGCCGGTCTGTGTTGCCACACCGCCTGGCCCCCCCATTACCTGTGCAGCAGATGCGGTCTGATTGGACGCAGCAGAAGTATTGCCTGCTGCCGACGTGCCAATCGAGCCCTGGCTGCCGGAAGCCGAAGAACCACCACTGGCTGTACTTCCCGCGCCCCCGTTTACAGCATACGCACCAATCGTAAAGGTTTGTGCTGAAGCGGCCGTGGATGCAAGCACCAGCGCTGATAACAATAATCGTTTTTTCATTTTCAACTCCTTAAGTTGCCGTATCAACTAACGTTTATTCGATCAGGTAACCAGGCTCGTGTTCTGCTCCGGCGCAATGAAGCCATTCGATGCGTCTGAGTTTGTGGGTACAAGGTCTGGTTACGATGAGTTATTGTTGAATCAGGAGAGGTGTTGATTACCAGCTCAAGAAACCACCAATAGTACCGAAGTTGCCGGTCGCACCTGAGTTAAACCCGCCTCCGGCACCAGCACTGGAGGTCTGCCCTGCCAGACCCAACGCACCGCCCACATTGGTTTGCGTTGAGGTTGAGCTACCGCCGGTGGTTGTTTGGACACCATTAAAACTGCCAAGGACCTGAGCACCTGACGAAGTAACGTTCTGAGATGCTGAAGTGTTGCCTGCTGCCCCTGCCAGAGCCGAACCCTGGATACCGCTTGCACTTGAGCCCCCACCAGCTGAACTACCTGCTGTACCACCGGCACCGTAAAAACCACCGGTCACCGTTGCGGCGAATGCGCCGCTTGAAGCCATTACCAAAGCAGATGCAGAGATTAATAGTAGTTTTTTCATTTTGCTGCTCCTTGAAGGATATATAGCGTTAATGTCCCGGACCCCATGTCCGGTTTTCAGGTCAAATAAAGCAGCAATTTCTCTGTTGATCCACGCACTAAGCGTACTGGAGACTGATAGGGACCGCTGATTTATCCGGCCCGAAACCTGCGACCAGACAACCGATGTTGGTTACATATATTTATTTACGATATTTAATTTTAGTAATATATAAGAATTAATTAGTTACCTGGTTTTATTCGTTTTAATGGTACCGGCCAGGGCTATCGGCCGATTCCCCTTGTTCATTTATCGAAAATATTGGAGCATGAGATAACTTCTTCGCAAAGCGCCTTAGCCAGTTTATTATTTAATTTCAATTAGATATACATATCTATTTTTTTATAAATTTATTTTGGACGCTAATACTGTTGGGTCTCAGTGTTTATATTTCATAATAATTATTCATCACACTACGATGCAAAGTCTGCGCGTTTTATTTTACATTTGCAATATATTTTTAAATATATTATTGCTACTTGTAACCTTATATAAAATATTAATAATATTGCTACTTCCACAAAAACTCTTTATTCAATATGCTCGCGCAGCAATATAGTTGCATTAACATGCAATGGCCACTTGCCAGACATGCGTGTTCATCAAGTCGTGCAATCCTTAAAAACCTCCGCACAATCTCACATATTTATCCTTTACTTCTCTGACCTCATTTTTTGCATTTGCAATAGAAAAACTATTTTGCGCTGAATAATCGATTGAAAAGTCCACCTATGAGATTTTCCGGTAGCCGGCGACGCTGTTGCTAATTCGTATCAGTCGTATCAGGTCAACTTTACAATGACGTATGAACCTTATAAACATATCGTCGTTAAATTTAATGATTGATGAATCGGGTTTGGATCACTGTACTCCATGGCTGAAGCAGCAAAATAAAATAATGTAATCGCAAGAATATGTGCCGTCGCTTCGTCACATGATTTTTAAACCAGTGCTAACGCTGACGGCCGCATCACCAGCTAAAGCGCCAGATATAACACGCATTGGGGAAAACGTTATATTGAAAATTTTAGATACAGGCGTAATATTCAAACCGCGAACAGACGACAATATTTGCAAAAATTAAGCGCTGTACGCACTGAGCAAATTAATTTTTACAATGCACTCAGTGTTGTGACCCAAAAAAACTACCTCGCCCAATTCTTGTGTGAGGTTTTTTTTGTTAAATCGAAATTGCTATCTCCAGCAAGTATCAACATCATATTCTGCCACGTCTGCAGCTCTCCTTTTACATCAGCATAAATGTATTCCACCCAGCGCAGATCCAGTTGTGGGGCGGGCTTCAATACGTTATAAGTTACGTTACCATCCTATTTGCGCATGACTCTCGCGAGCGTGCTGTGCTTTCAGGCCACTGGTTTTTTTATGAAGAAACCCTGAATTTTGTTCTAAAAAGACATTTGATCGGGCCTGGTCGCTTCATTTCCCTGCCGCCCGTGCTTTTCACTTATTGACATTCAAAAAAAACACAAGGCGTTACATTACGCTTTTATAAGCAACGCCTGGCTCATCTCTCGCAACAAAGAAAAAACGGCCAATGGCAGTGGAATACTAGCTATGCTGATCAAGCAATCGGTAAAAATCGTCAGTTACTACGATACGCTCATCATTGTCCCACAGTGGACTAAATTTCTGACCATGAACAAGGACGGAAAAATATTTGCCTGGGAGACAAAACCCCAGACTAACAGCCGACTTTGGTACATTTTCAAACAATTCAAATTCCAGCATGTTGCCTATGGAGATCCTGAGGCGATCCAATGGGAGAAATCTCTGCGCCGGTATTACACGACTGGCCAAAAAGCAGAATCGTCGCATTCTGACGATGCAATGTAGTCGCTCATAAAATACCTATCGCGCTATAAGCTTTAATACATGCCGCTTCGCAGATAACCAACAACAAATAAATATTGATATCTATGGGAACACAGTCAAGGAATGTCACGCCCTGACATTTCTTGTAAATGTTTCGTTGCCGCTTCCATCGGCGCTGGCTAGACTGGCGTTGCCTTAACGACTATTACAATTGAATACATTAACTTTATGCCAATTGTAAAGATTATTAAAGCCACTGGATTTTCAAATTAACAAGCTTTTTACTTCATATGGATGAGTAAGCTCATGGCAAAAATAACACTTGGCGGTTTTACTTCTGCGAACAAAACGATAGATCAAAGTACCTATCCAGGCGATGAAAAATTGACCGTCGATAGCATCGCAGGCAACACGTCGCTCACAATCAATAACTCAACAAATTCCGATGACGTTCTGGACCTGACGCAAACACGCCTGATCCCGATTGGCGGCAAATCAACGCTGACTCTGGGTGAA of the Advenella mimigardefordensis DPN7 genome contains:
- a CDS encoding low affinity iron permease family protein, whose product is MDQLFARFATVIAHATGSPITFILCVAAVLLWAISGPFFGFSETWQLVINTGTTIITFLMVFLIQNTQNRDSAALQTKLDELIRSSDAEDQFMGIETMTDKELEALHEKCERQAKHSQMMLQKTHAERRARKSRKS
- a CDS encoding DUF1153 domain-containing protein, with protein sequence MSMIMEDEIKRWTAKRKSALVLDLIQGKTTVSEASRTYGLPPSEVENWVDEGKRGMENALRVNPLDLKDHYERQLKQLQQAYGEAMLELRASKKIQSMLDEEDK
- a CDS encoding Bug family tripartite tricarboxylate transporter substrate binding protein — protein: MKKVQFIRSVVVGFTLLFSANSQAETFPDKPIRWIVPYSAGGTTDVMARHLATEMGKTLKQTIVIENKPGAASIIGATAIARATPDGYTIGTVDSGTLAFNPALYKSLTYDAMKDFSFIGGLGKMPIVLAVNNAFPADNLAQFVDLVKKEPGKITSASSGHGSPLHMAIELFNHKQKLNLLHVPYKGSAPAVQDLMSGQINSMFVDLPPSISVIRAKKIKVLAVATPERMAILPDVPTFDEAGVKGFEAYAWQSLVGPKGMPKERLAMLNKALNDALTSDTIRQKFSEIGIQPMPMQPGQLEHFAGSEHETWGNLIREADIKLAN
- a CDS encoding MurR/RpiR family transcriptional regulator — translated: MTAENFLNTLANQYSDLPKQLKVIATFVESHQDEIPVLRVQDIAQACSVQSSAVVRFAQRFGFKGYSEMQAVFTDQLLTVIPKHQQYRDRVRQELSGDNTHDSLTLTDKLVSNGIKSLEDLQSSLDQALLDNAATALAQARKIYIAGMGRSLPIASYLVYALQNLEREVVFLNGLGGVPEQYMRTMNSEDVLLAISFAPYAEQTQTCLRHAKESGASIVLISDAALSPISHFTHLLLCSTDIQTLSFRTLTATMCLAQILFLSLAYKLETTQQDK